A single genomic interval of Zunongwangia sp. HGR-M22 harbors:
- the rfbD gene encoding dTDP-4-dehydrorhamnose reductase has protein sequence MISILVTGASGQLGQSIKKISPRFPEFQFYFKSSAELNITDAENVKNTFAENRFDYCINCAAYTKVDLAESETKSANLINNEAISILSEWCREFRVTLIHISTDFVFQGIQNIPYKEEDQTKPESVYGTTKLAGEETIQKKLEQYFIIRTSWLYSEFGHNFVKSMLKYGKEKESLSVVYDQLGTPTYAGDLAEFILKIISSKSNQYGLYHYSNEGVASWYDFAFNIFKISGINIGLKPIRSEDYPTAAKRPCYSVLDKRKAKSTFQIQIPHWQDSLIKALEELN, from the coding sequence ATGATAAGTATTTTAGTAACAGGCGCATCTGGCCAGTTAGGGCAGAGTATTAAAAAAATAAGCCCACGATTCCCTGAATTTCAATTTTATTTTAAAAGTTCAGCTGAGTTAAACATTACAGATGCTGAAAATGTTAAAAATACTTTTGCTGAAAACCGTTTTGATTACTGCATAAACTGTGCAGCTTATACAAAGGTAGATTTGGCAGAATCGGAAACGAAAAGCGCTAATTTGATCAATAATGAGGCAATTTCAATTTTGAGTGAATGGTGTCGGGAATTTAGAGTTACCTTAATTCATATTTCTACAGATTTTGTATTTCAAGGCATTCAAAACATTCCATACAAAGAAGAAGATCAAACCAAGCCTGAGAGTGTTTATGGTACTACTAAATTAGCTGGAGAAGAAACTATTCAGAAGAAATTAGAGCAATATTTCATTATTCGCACTTCGTGGTTATATTCTGAATTTGGTCATAATTTCGTAAAATCCATGCTGAAGTACGGAAAAGAAAAAGAAAGCTTATCTGTAGTCTACGATCAACTAGGAACTCCTACTTATGCTGGAGATTTAGCTGAATTTATATTGAAAATAATAAGCTCTAAATCTAACCAATATGGACTTTATCATTACAGCAATGAAGGTGTGGCTAGCTGGTATGATTTTGCATTCAATATTTTTAAAATTTCAGGAATTAACATAGGTTTAAAACCAATTCGATCTGAAGATTATCCAACTGCAGCAAAACGCCCTTGCTATAGTGTTTTAGATAAGCGTAAAGCAAAGTCAACTTTCCAAATTCAAATTCCGCATTGGCAGGATTCTCTTATTAAAGCTTTGGAAGAACTCAACTAA